One stretch of Archocentrus centrarchus isolate MPI-CPG fArcCen1 chromosome 5, fArcCen1, whole genome shotgun sequence DNA includes these proteins:
- the dgkab gene encoding diacylglycerol kinase, alpha b: MASSDDTEGSLTPVDFIQLQHYMEESNLRVKDVIKEFHPGGRLAQHSFGEHVDAEGFCLFLKTYLEADDFPADFCQRLFRYFQNVEQDGSSKGTQSKGGGVFLRDVSCYFSVLEEGQPREKLEFTFKLYDKDGNGLLDSSEVDRIITQMMRAADYLGWDVTELRPVLKDMMTAIDVDGSGTVTLEEWLKGGMNNAPLLVLLGLKMTEKDGQHIWMMKHFNRPTYCSVCESMLLGLGKQGLCCNCCKYIVHSQCANKDPEPCARTFVKSKQEIGIAAHDWIRADCNASKCDVCNKKIKTLAGKRCVWCQELRHDECVLRGLSNCDCGPLKDHILPPWAIYTVSKEEDTSLLNVTPDGHILQIVPIPRTHPLLVFVNPKSGGKQGQRVLRKFQYLLNPRQVYNLSNGGPAPGLHFFRNLHEYRILVCGGDGTVGWLLDAIDKENLQVHPPVAVLALGTGNDLARCLRWGGGYDGSDLREILKEIEASELVQMDRWSIQVIPNDPQEAGDPVPYEIINNYFSIGVDASIAHRFHSMREKHPQRFSSRMKNKLWYFEFATSETISASCKRLKECLTIECCGKPLNLSHMSLEGIAVLNIPSMHGGSNLWGESKKPDGVADVEQSEVITDPELLKTVSQDISDKRLEVVGLEGVIEMGQIYTGLKSAGHRLAQTSQITIRTFKAMPMQIDGEPWMQSPCTIHITHKNQANMLMAAPTKPSGFFHLK; encoded by the exons ATGGCCTCCTCTGATGATACAGAAGGCTCTCTGACCCCTGTGGATTTTATCCAGCTGCAGCACTACATGGAAG AAAGCAATTTGAGGGTGAAAGATGTGATTAAGGAGTTTCATCCGGGGGGTCGGCTGGCTCAGCACAGCTTTGGAGAG CACGTCGATGCCGAGggcttctgtctctttctcaaGACCTACCTGGAAGCGGACGACTTCCCTGCAGATTTCTGCCAGCGGCTTTTTCGTTATTTCCAAAACGTAGAGCAAGATGGGTCCTCGAAGGGCACTCAGTCCAAAGGAG GTGGTGTTTTTCTTCGTGATGTGTCCTGTTACTTCTCAGTGCTGGAGGAGGGACAGCCGCGGGAGAAGCTCGAAT TTACATTCAAACTATATGACAAAGATGGCAACGGCCTCCTGGACAGCTCT GAAGTGGATCGTATAATCACTCAGATGATGCGAGCCGCTGATTATCTGGGCTGGGACGTGACTGAACTCAGACCA GTGCTCAAAGACATGATGACAGCGATTGATGTGGATGGTAGTGGGACCGTCACTCTGGAGGAGTGGCTAAAGGGAGGCATGAACAATGCACCTTTACTTGTTCTCCTTGGACTGAAG ATGACTGAAAAGGATGGGCAGCATATATGGATGATGAAGCATTTTAACAGGCCAACctactgcagtgtgtgtgagagcatgcTGCTCGGCCTTGGAAAGCAGGGACTCTGCTGCAACT GCTGCAAGTACATTGTCCACAGCCAGTGTGCTAACAAGGATCCTGAACCCTGCGCTCGTACCTTTGTCAAATCTAAACAGGAAATTGGT ATAGCGGCTCATGACTGGATCAGAGCTGACTGTAATGCCAGCAAATGTGATGTCTGCAATAAGAAGATCAAAACTTTGGCTGGGAAGCGTTGTGTGTGGTGCCAGGAATTG cgtCATGATGAGTGTGTTTTGCGAGGCTTATCGAATTGTGATTGTGGGCCACTGAAGGATCATATCCTGCCTCCTTGGGCCATTTACACTGTCTCTAAG gaggaggacaCCAGCCTGTTGAATGTCACTCCTGATGGCCACATCTTGCAG ATAGTTCCCATTCCTCGCACCCACCCTCTGCTGGTGTTTGTGAACCCAAAAAGTGGAGGAAAGCAAGGTCAACG GGTGCTCAGGAAGTTTCAGTACCTGTTGAATCCACGCCAAGTATACAACCTGTCCAATGGAGGCCCTGCTCCAGG aCTGCACTTCTTCCGTAATCTGCACGAGTACAGGATCTTGGTGTGTGGAGGAGACGGCACCGTCGGATGGCTCCTGGATGCTATAG ACAAAGAAAACCTCCAGGTGCATCCTCCAGTAGCTGTGCTAGCTCTGGGCACTGGGAATGACCTGGCTCGCTGTCTACGCTGGGGAGGAG GATATGATGGGTCAGATTTGAGAGAAATACTGAAAGAGATTGAAGCCAGTGAGCTGGTTCAAATGGACCGTTGGAGTATCCAAGTGATACCAAATGACCCTCAGGAGGCAGGAGACCCTGTGCCCTATGAGATCATTAACAACTACTTCTCCATTGGAGTG GATGCCTCTATTGCTCATCGTTTCCACTCCATGAGAGAGAAACACCCCCAGAGGTTCAGCAGCCG aATGAAGAACAAACTTTGGTATTTTGAATTTGCCACTTCAGAGACCATCTCCGCCTCCTGCAAGAGGCTGAAGGAGTGTCTAACAATTGAG TGCTGTGGAAAACCTCTGAATCTGAGTCACATGTCTCTAGAAGGCATAGCTGTCCTTAACATACCCAGCATGCACGGAGGCTCCAACCTCTGGGGTGAGTCTAAGAAGCCTGATGGTGTGGCAGATGTGGAGCAGAGTGAGGTTATCACTGACCCCGAACTTCTGAAGACAGTCTCTCAAG ATATAAGTGATAAACGTTTGGAGGTGGTGGGGCTTGAAGGAGTTATAGAGATGGGACAAATCTATACTGGACTGAAGAGTGCAGGGCACAGACTGGCACAGACTTCCCAAATTACCATCAG GACATTTAAAGCCATGCCTATGCAGATTGATGGTGAGCCCTGGATGCAGTCTCCTTGTACT ATCCATATAACTCACAAGAACCAAGCTAACATGCTAATGGCCGCACCAACCAAACCATCTGGGTTCTTTCACCTCAAATAG